The following coding sequences are from one Liolophura sinensis isolate JHLJ2023 chromosome 12, CUHK_Ljap_v2, whole genome shotgun sequence window:
- the LOC135479108 gene encoding matrix metalloproteinase-14-like isoform X2, with the protein MGYEDTLDLIPDYLVKYGYLKPQDPRTGALRTEESYREGLKIFQEFAGLNITGVLDSETMTMMQMPRCGVADEIGNGLRVRRRRRYTIQGSKWRKSPLTYKITTYTQKLTRQQVDDAVERAFKVWSDVSQLQFRKTTGTPDFEIYFARASHGDGNPFDGAGKTLAHAFFPQFGGDAHFDDDERWTVGTSRGVDLFQVAAHEFGHSLGLSHSQVRSALMAPFYRGYQENFELDQDDVVAIQTLYGTRRQSTTRTPVTQPPTRIRPVSGGGVTVNTLPRDISAICRNSKIDAITRTKDGLTYVFAGRNYYRLNNEGVDPGYPRRISWDWKGVEGPIDAAITLLEGRTYLFKGSQYWRFENQREAPGYPRYISQGFRGLPDNLDAAFTWSGNGQAYFIKGSNYYKYAFRTSASGVAPGYPRALRNWRGLPTTIDAAFKWENGRTYFFSGQDYYRFNDKMFLVDSGYPRNNSHWWFGCSGVRPSQPQGQAPNDAKNDIHEADMDADQYDGPVLAHYPDNQNGTNTAIYPNSAQPITANFILTSLLAVVLLALWS; encoded by the exons ATGGGTTATGAAGACACGCTTGACCTGATTCCT GACTACCTGGTCAAGTATGGGTACCTAAAACCACAAGACCCACGAACAGGCGCCTTAAGAACAGAAGAATCCTACAGAGAAGGCCTGAAGATATTCCAAGAGTTTGCCGGTCTTAATATCACag GTGTCTTAGATAGCGAGACAATGACCATGATGCAGATGCCAAGATGTGGAGTTGCTGATGAGATTGGAAATGGCTTGCGCGTCAGACGGAGAAGGAGATACACCATTCAAG GCAGCAAATGGCGAAAGTCTCCCCTGACTTACAAGATCACCACATATACCCAGAAGCTCACGAGGCAACAAGTGGATGATGCCGTGGAAAGAGCCTTTAAG GTGTGGAGTGACGTGAGTCAACTTCAGTTCCGTAAAACAACCGGCACTCCTGACTTTGAGATTTACTTCGCACGCGCTTCCCATGGCGACGGCAATCCGTTTGACGGAGCTGGAAAGACACTTGCGCACGCCTTCTTCCCTCAGTTTGGAGGGGACGCCCATTTTGATGACGATGAACGCTGGACAGTGGGAACAAGCCGAG GCGTGGACCTCTTCCAAGTCGCCGCCCATGAGTTCGGGCACTCCCTCGGTCTGTCCCACTCCCAGGTCAGAAGCGCTTTGATGGCTCCTTTCTACCGCGGATACCAGGAAAACTTTGAACTGGACCAAGATGATGTCGTAGCCATCCAAACTCTTTACG GTACCAGACGCCAATCCACTACCCGCACCCCCGTCACCCAACCCCCCACCCGCATTCGTCCAGTCTCTGGGGGAGGGGTTACCGTCAATACATTACCAAGAGACATCTCAGCCATCTGCCGAAATTCCAAAATCGACGCCATCACGAGGACCAAGGACGGACTCACCTACGTCTTTGCTG gCCGAAACTATTACCGTCTTAATAACGAGGGCGTTGACCCAGGCTACCCACGACGAATCAGCTGGGACTGGAAAGGAGTGGAGGGACCAATCGACGCCGCCATTACACTGTTGGAGGGAAGGACCTACTTGTTCAAG GGATCACAATACTGGAGATTCGAAAATCAACGAGAAGCGCCTGGCTACCCACGTTACATTAGCCAAGGCTTCCGGGGACTTCCTGATAACCTTGATGCAGCTTTTACGTGGAGCGGTAACGGACAGGCTTATTTTATCAAAG GTAGCAATTACTACAAATACGCCTTCCGGACCAGCGCAAGCGGAGTGGCTCCTGGCTATCCACGGGCTCTCAGGAACTGGAGGGGTTTGCCAACCACCATCGATGCCGCGTTTAAATGGGAGAATGGCCGTACTTACTTCTTCAGCGGGCAGGATTATTACAGATTCAACGACAAAATGTTTTTG GTGGACTCTGGCTACCCTAGAAACAACTCTCATTGGTGGTTTGGCTGCTCAGGTGTTCGTCCTTCACAACCCCAAGGTCAGGCCCCCAACGACGCCAAAAACGACATCCACGAGGCGGATATGGATGCTGACCAGTACGACGGGCCTGTTCTGGCTCATTATCCTGACAATCAGAACGGCACGAACACGGCGATCTATCCCAACAGCGCTCAACCAATCACAGCAAACTTTATTCTTACCAGTCTACTAGCTGTTGTACTACTAGCTTTGTGGTCATAA
- the LOC135479108 gene encoding matrix metalloproteinase-14-like isoform X1: protein MHITSTIVLSACLSGLLALIASAQDVSEGAGVDYLVKYGYLKPQDPRTGALRTEESYREGLKIFQEFAGLNITGVLDSETMTMMQMPRCGVADEIGNGLRVRRRRRYTIQGSKWRKSPLTYKITTYTQKLTRQQVDDAVERAFKVWSDVSQLQFRKTTGTPDFEIYFARASHGDGNPFDGAGKTLAHAFFPQFGGDAHFDDDERWTVGTSRGVDLFQVAAHEFGHSLGLSHSQVRSALMAPFYRGYQENFELDQDDVVAIQTLYGTRRQSTTRTPVTQPPTRIRPVSGGGVTVNTLPRDISAICRNSKIDAITRTKDGLTYVFAGRNYYRLNNEGVDPGYPRRISWDWKGVEGPIDAAITLLEGRTYLFKGSQYWRFENQREAPGYPRYISQGFRGLPDNLDAAFTWSGNGQAYFIKGSNYYKYAFRTSASGVAPGYPRALRNWRGLPTTIDAAFKWENGRTYFFSGQDYYRFNDKMFLVDSGYPRNNSHWWFGCSGVRPSQPQGQAPNDAKNDIHEADMDADQYDGPVLAHYPDNQNGTNTAIYPNSAQPITANFILTSLLAVVLLALWS from the exons ATGCATATTACCAGTACCATCGTCTTGAGTGCCTGTCTCTCCGGGCTTCTGGCTCTCATCGCCTCAGCACAAGACGTATCTGAAGGCGCTGGAGTG GACTACCTGGTCAAGTATGGGTACCTAAAACCACAAGACCCACGAACAGGCGCCTTAAGAACAGAAGAATCCTACAGAGAAGGCCTGAAGATATTCCAAGAGTTTGCCGGTCTTAATATCACag GTGTCTTAGATAGCGAGACAATGACCATGATGCAGATGCCAAGATGTGGAGTTGCTGATGAGATTGGAAATGGCTTGCGCGTCAGACGGAGAAGGAGATACACCATTCAAG GCAGCAAATGGCGAAAGTCTCCCCTGACTTACAAGATCACCACATATACCCAGAAGCTCACGAGGCAACAAGTGGATGATGCCGTGGAAAGAGCCTTTAAG GTGTGGAGTGACGTGAGTCAACTTCAGTTCCGTAAAACAACCGGCACTCCTGACTTTGAGATTTACTTCGCACGCGCTTCCCATGGCGACGGCAATCCGTTTGACGGAGCTGGAAAGACACTTGCGCACGCCTTCTTCCCTCAGTTTGGAGGGGACGCCCATTTTGATGACGATGAACGCTGGACAGTGGGAACAAGCCGAG GCGTGGACCTCTTCCAAGTCGCCGCCCATGAGTTCGGGCACTCCCTCGGTCTGTCCCACTCCCAGGTCAGAAGCGCTTTGATGGCTCCTTTCTACCGCGGATACCAGGAAAACTTTGAACTGGACCAAGATGATGTCGTAGCCATCCAAACTCTTTACG GTACCAGACGCCAATCCACTACCCGCACCCCCGTCACCCAACCCCCCACCCGCATTCGTCCAGTCTCTGGGGGAGGGGTTACCGTCAATACATTACCAAGAGACATCTCAGCCATCTGCCGAAATTCCAAAATCGACGCCATCACGAGGACCAAGGACGGACTCACCTACGTCTTTGCTG gCCGAAACTATTACCGTCTTAATAACGAGGGCGTTGACCCAGGCTACCCACGACGAATCAGCTGGGACTGGAAAGGAGTGGAGGGACCAATCGACGCCGCCATTACACTGTTGGAGGGAAGGACCTACTTGTTCAAG GGATCACAATACTGGAGATTCGAAAATCAACGAGAAGCGCCTGGCTACCCACGTTACATTAGCCAAGGCTTCCGGGGACTTCCTGATAACCTTGATGCAGCTTTTACGTGGAGCGGTAACGGACAGGCTTATTTTATCAAAG GTAGCAATTACTACAAATACGCCTTCCGGACCAGCGCAAGCGGAGTGGCTCCTGGCTATCCACGGGCTCTCAGGAACTGGAGGGGTTTGCCAACCACCATCGATGCCGCGTTTAAATGGGAGAATGGCCGTACTTACTTCTTCAGCGGGCAGGATTATTACAGATTCAACGACAAAATGTTTTTG GTGGACTCTGGCTACCCTAGAAACAACTCTCATTGGTGGTTTGGCTGCTCAGGTGTTCGTCCTTCACAACCCCAAGGTCAGGCCCCCAACGACGCCAAAAACGACATCCACGAGGCGGATATGGATGCTGACCAGTACGACGGGCCTGTTCTGGCTCATTATCCTGACAATCAGAACGGCACGAACACGGCGATCTATCCCAACAGCGCTCAACCAATCACAGCAAACTTTATTCTTACCAGTCTACTAGCTGTTGTACTACTAGCTTTGTGGTCATAA